In a genomic window of Methanocalculus natronophilus:
- the hmgA gene encoding hydroxymethylglutaryl-CoA reductase (NADPH) — MDSYRSDLREGKLKLYALEKVLPPAEAVKLRREYIEEVAGTDLSVLGAFTIPIDSVVVRNCENMIGCLQVPVGVAGPVAVKGESAQGSFWIPLATTEGALVASVNRGCSAVTKAGGAEVRILRDGMTRAPVFAADSVAHAHDIARFAEDNLLVIQEIAESTTSHGELIGLVPYIVGTSVFLRFEFDTKDAMGMNMVTIASQKAAEFIAEKTGARLVALSGNMCADKKPAAINLVEGRGKTVTAGVFLADDLCRDVFKCDSASLAEVNCRKNLVGSARAGALGFNAHAANIIAALYIACGQDPAHVVEGSSCITTADPVDGGVYVAVTLPAVQVGTVGGGTGIATQNACLSLLGVAGGGDPPGSHAKAFAEIVAAGVLAGELSLLGALAAQHLARAHKELGRG, encoded by the coding sequence ATGGATAGTTACCGATCAGATCTCAGGGAAGGGAAGCTGAAGCTGTATGCACTTGAGAAGGTGCTGCCTCCTGCAGAAGCCGTGAAACTACGGCGGGAGTATATCGAGGAGGTGGCGGGAACAGATCTCTCGGTGCTTGGTGCATTTACTATTCCTATCGATTCGGTGGTCGTACGGAACTGCGAGAATATGATCGGCTGTCTCCAGGTGCCGGTCGGGGTTGCAGGCCCGGTTGCGGTGAAGGGAGAGTCTGCCCAGGGCTCGTTCTGGATTCCGCTTGCCACAACCGAAGGTGCGCTGGTTGCATCGGTGAACCGGGGCTGCTCTGCGGTTACAAAGGCAGGGGGTGCGGAGGTTCGGATCCTCCGTGACGGGATGACCAGGGCACCTGTCTTTGCGGCAGATTCGGTTGCGCATGCCCATGATATCGCCCGGTTTGCAGAGGATAACCTGCTTGTAATCCAGGAGATTGCGGAATCAACGACCTCGCATGGCGAGCTGATCGGCCTTGTCCCCTATATCGTCGGAACAAGTGTCTTCCTCAGGTTTGAGTTCGATACAAAAGATGCGATGGGGATGAACATGGTGACGATCGCCTCGCAGAAGGCGGCGGAGTTCATCGCAGAGAAGACAGGTGCCAGGCTTGTTGCCTTATCCGGGAACATGTGTGCAGACAAGAAGCCTGCTGCAATCAACCTGGTGGAGGGGCGGGGCAAGACGGTTACTGCTGGTGTGTTTCTTGCAGATGATCTCTGCCGCGATGTCTTCAAATGTGATTCTGCATCTCTTGCCGAGGTGAACTGCCGGAAGAACCTGGTTGGATCTGCCCGTGCCGGAGCGCTTGGGTTCAATGCCCATGCGGCAAATATCATCGCTGCTCTCTATATTGCCTGCGGCCAGGATCCGGCCCATGTGGTGGAAGGGTCATCCTGCATAACAACAGCTGATCCCGTCGATGGCGGGGTGTATGTGGCGGTGACGCTCCCGGCGGTGCAGGTTGGCACTGTCGGTGGCGGGACGGGGATTGCGACCCAGAATGCCTGCCTTTCGCTGCTTGGAGTCGCCGGTGGAGGGGATCCACCGGGGAGCCATGCAAAGGCGTTTGCCGAGATCGTGGCAGCCGGGGTGCTTGCCGGGGAACTCTCGCTGCTTGGAGCTCTTGCAGCACAGCATCTTGCCCGGGCGCATAAGGAGCTTGGGAGAGGGTGA
- a CDS encoding helix-turn-helix domain-containing protein: protein MKPGHRQQLAEKIAGEITLSDMPGKALKKWRTSFKISPGTLADHLGFSPSVISDYESGRRKSPGTAVVGKIVDSLFSIDEANGGVFIDKYAKMLFTNLDDDVIYDLHDFSDAVPVSDLADQLNCHLICGNGDHSVVGYTIVNSVNAILTLSPNEFNRIYGWSTERVLIFTDVSSGKSPMVAIRVTPFKPPCVILQGINHELVHPLVKKLAERDRISVFSTEEPVQDIIETLRKQEW from the coding sequence GTGAAACCTGGACATCGTCAGCAGCTTGCCGAAAAGATTGCCGGAGAGATCACCCTCTCTGATATGCCCGGCAAGGCGCTGAAGAAGTGGCGGACGAGTTTTAAGATCTCACCGGGCACGTTAGCCGACCATTTGGGCTTTTCACCGTCTGTGATCAGCGACTACGAGAGCGGGAGGCGTAAGAGCCCTGGAACGGCAGTTGTCGGGAAGATTGTGGACAGCCTGTTTTCGATTGACGAAGCAAACGGAGGAGTGTTCATTGACAAGTATGCAAAGATGCTCTTCACCAATCTTGACGATGACGTCATTTATGATCTTCATGACTTTTCTGATGCTGTACCGGTCAGTGACCTGGCAGACCAGCTGAACTGCCATCTCATCTGCGGCAACGGGGATCACAGTGTTGTCGGGTATACGATTGTAAACAGTGTCAACGCTATCCTGACACTCTCTCCAAACGAGTTTAACCGGATTTATGGGTGGAGTACTGAGCGGGTACTGATCTTTACGGATGTCTCAAGCGGGAAGTCCCCGATGGTTGCGATCCGTGTCACGCCGTTCAAGCCACCCTGCGTCATCCTCCAGGGAATTAACCATGAGCTGGTTCATCCCCTGGTGAAAAAGCTCGCCGAACGTGATCGGATCAGCGTCTTCTCAACAGAAGAGCCTGTTCAGGACATAATAGAAACACTGAGGAAACAGGAATGGTAG
- a CDS encoding thiolase domain-containing protein: protein MRDVAVIGVGCTQFGERWDTSFRHLFVEAGTLALEDAGVAGESIDALYVGNMSAGRFVEQEHIGALIADYAGLTHAGNIPATRVEAACASGGLAFRQAVLAVASGMEDIVVAAGVEKMTDAGDSTDVLAAAADREWEGFAGATFPGLYAMIATDYMHRYKLTREQLAMVSVKNHHHGSMNPIAQFQNEITVDTVLRSTSVADPLRLFDCSPVSDGSAAVVVAPLERAREFTDTPIRVLASSQASDTIALHDRRDISTLDASVAAGNRAFERAGIARKDVDLLEVHDCFTIAEICAIEDLGFVEKGSAGRLYEEGQTTIGGDLPVNTSGGLKACGHPVGATGIKQVWEAVTQLRGDAGKRQVDGAEIAMTQNVGGSGATVVCHLFGRV, encoded by the coding sequence ATGAGAGATGTGGCAGTAATCGGAGTTGGATGTACACAGTTTGGAGAGCGCTGGGACACGTCGTTTCGCCATCTCTTCGTCGAAGCAGGAACACTCGCACTTGAGGATGCAGGTGTTGCAGGCGAATCAATTGATGCATTGTATGTTGGTAATATGAGTGCTGGCAGGTTTGTCGAGCAGGAGCATATCGGCGCACTGATTGCAGATTATGCCGGTCTCACCCATGCAGGCAATATCCCGGCAACAAGGGTGGAGGCTGCCTGTGCGTCCGGCGGCCTCGCCTTCAGGCAGGCGGTTCTGGCTGTTGCATCCGGTATGGAGGATATCGTTGTTGCAGCAGGGGTTGAGAAGATGACTGATGCAGGCGACTCAACCGATGTCCTGGCAGCAGCTGCCGATCGGGAGTGGGAAGGGTTTGCAGGTGCAACCTTCCCCGGCCTCTACGCGATGATTGCAACAGATTACATGCACCGCTATAAGCTCACCCGGGAGCAGCTTGCGATGGTGTCTGTGAAGAACCATCACCATGGGTCCATGAATCCTATTGCGCAGTTCCAGAACGAGATAACAGTGGATACGGTTCTCCGGTCGACTTCCGTTGCAGATCCACTCCGTCTCTTTGACTGTTCTCCGGTATCAGATGGGAGTGCGGCGGTGGTTGTCGCCCCGCTTGAGCGTGCACGTGAGTTTACTGATACTCCGATCCGGGTGCTGGCAAGCTCGCAGGCAAGCGATACGATTGCGCTTCATGATCGCCGGGATATCTCAACCCTTGATGCAAGTGTTGCGGCAGGAAACAGGGCATTCGAACGTGCCGGAATTGCACGGAAGGATGTTGATCTCCTTGAGGTGCATGACTGTTTCACCATTGCCGAGATCTGTGCGATTGAGGATCTCGGGTTTGTGGAGAAGGGTTCTGCAGGCCGACTCTATGAGGAGGGACAGACCACCATCGGGGGCGATCTGCCTGTGAATACCTCCGGCGGTCTCAAAGCCTGCGGCCATCCGGTTGGTGCAACCGGTATCAAACAGGTCTGGGAAGCGGTTACCCAGCTCCGTGGGGATGCCGGGAAGCGGCAGGTTGACGGTGCGGAGATTGCGATGACACAGAATGTCGGCGGATCCGGTGCGACCGTGGTCTGCCATCTCTTTGGGAGGGTCTGA
- a CDS encoding class I SAM-dependent methyltransferase — MIVAWAVRVRKQDGEAVRQECSADGTLDRRLRPSIDGDDLLIPVTTSPPGTERALFHEVQAHSPLPRHEQVGGIAIMHEQDPAGADAILASRPKTHTVLFSDGAVEGEFRTKTFTTLAGTPTTKTTISEHGRRFRIDLRNAYFSARLATERQQIRSALSAGEIICDMFCGVGPFPVTLADRAGWILACDKNPGAIHLLRENLSVNGIRNVLPMLGDAARLGTLFPAAFDRVLMNLPFTAVEFLTVADMISKPRGTIHLYALQECEGDYQERIQATIPGCRITERFLRSYSATRWHAVYDIRKG, encoded by the coding sequence ATGATTGTGGCGTGGGCTGTCAGGGTCAGAAAACAGGATGGAGAAGCTGTACGGCAGGAGTGTAGTGCAGATGGAACCCTTGATCGCAGGCTCCGCCCGAGCATCGATGGAGACGACCTCCTCATCCCGGTCACCACCTCGCCTCCCGGAACCGAGCGCGCGCTCTTCCACGAGGTGCAGGCGCATTCACCGCTCCCACGGCACGAACAGGTTGGCGGTATTGCCATCATGCATGAGCAGGATCCAGCCGGTGCAGACGCGATCCTCGCCTCCCGTCCGAAAACCCATACCGTCCTCTTTTCAGATGGAGCAGTAGAAGGGGAGTTCCGGACAAAAACCTTCACGACACTTGCAGGCACGCCAACCACAAAGACGACCATCTCCGAACATGGCCGCAGGTTCAGAATCGATCTCAGGAATGCCTACTTCTCTGCCAGGCTTGCCACTGAACGGCAGCAGATACGATCAGCACTCTCTGCAGGAGAGATAATCTGCGATATGTTCTGCGGTGTCGGGCCGTTTCCAGTCACCCTTGCAGACCGGGCAGGATGGATTCTTGCATGCGACAAAAACCCGGGTGCAATACACCTCCTCAGGGAGAACCTCTCAGTCAACGGGATTCGAAACGTTCTCCCGATGCTTGGTGATGCAGCCCGTCTCGGAACACTCTTCCCGGCAGCATTTGACCGGGTGCTGATGAACCTCCCCTTCACCGCGGTAGAATTTCTGACCGTTGCCGATATGATATCAAAACCCCGCGGCACAATCCACCTCTACGCACTCCAGGAATGTGAAGGCGACTACCAGGAGAGAATTCAAGCAACAATACCAGGATGCCGCATAACCGAGCGGTTCCTCAGATCATACTCGGCCACCAGGTGGCATGCGGTCTATGATATCAGAAAAGGTTAG
- a CDS encoding Zn-ribbon domain-containing OB-fold protein has product MTVARFWRKIPQRYNLIGTKCDTCSRVFFPPRSLCPDCRRDGRIRDHHCCGRGKVLTFSIIRSASDQFSNMTPYVLAIIELEEGCHLTSQVICDPDEVYVGMPVRSVFRVIAEDGPSGIIHYGTKFVPL; this is encoded by the coding sequence ATGACTGTAGCGCGATTCTGGAGGAAGATTCCCCAGCGGTATAACCTGATCGGGACTAAATGCGACACCTGCAGCCGGGTCTTCTTCCCGCCCCGTTCCCTCTGCCCGGACTGCCGCAGGGACGGCAGGATTCGTGATCACCACTGCTGCGGCAGGGGGAAGGTGCTCACCTTCTCCATTATCCGGAGTGCAAGCGATCAGTTCTCGAATATGACACCGTATGTGCTTGCCATCATCGAGCTGGAGGAGGGGTGCCACCTCACCTCACAGGTGATCTGTGATCCCGATGAGGTCTATGTCGGGATGCCGGTCAGATCGGTCTTCCGGGTGATTGCGGAAGACGGGCCATCCGGTATTATTCATTACGGGACGAAGTTCGTCCCGCTCTAA
- a CDS encoding methyl-accepting chemotaxis protein, producing the protein MVKNFSDMKVGTKILVICLLLAIIPTSLVGYVSYSSSTGVITQQIETLLQTQGTDMKGWTNDVYTLTRTKVDSDLNVLRQQFYQHGSPEIIGGQMTLVGPDGERYVVNDNFEIVDQVQELVGGAATIFQVYDDHAIRIATNVISEDGERAVGTRLTQDVYEYSVVGGRTYYGSRDLFGIQYVTAYEPIKNQAGDVIGILFVGTEEAQTLDVVKNSIRQTVIGDNGFMFVVDSTGEYIVHPTLEGGNIADDEIFSVVKEERQGVLYHREDGIDLVDVYTYFEPLDWYIISRAHLADFTGPINTIRDTIVVVILAAILVGATVSILFGRSIADPLQQVVQMIRELRNGHLSVRLNIRRKDEIGVMAQTMDEFAEDLQTNIVGNIKRIANGEYVEELTIQDERDEIRPAIQMMMESLDHLHKETLKMTDAAWAGDLKIRGDEKAFRGSYRRIIAGFNKTLERITEPVNEAMRLAGYYAAGDFTARFDPDIPVAGEFIAYRDALNTIGIELSRLMKLITEELYEGISVLSSASSEIIAVTSYLSSESSQTVRIVDETTDSVEGVRIQTERANQKTRAVTEKAMKASFVSKDGQRSIQDILDAMNQIRRQMDVIGTNVVKLSEQSNAVGEIIATVTDISEQSNLLAVNASIEAAKAGEFGKGFAVVAHEIHDLAEQSKQATAHIRTILTDIQRDVSGTVISVDRGSASVESTVGLTAQAQEAIEVLATAIADSSKEAYEIADSISEQASGMDRISHAMEKIQEAARKNLENTQKAEKTAEALHELGIRLKKITEQYHV; encoded by the coding sequence ATGGTAAAGAACTTCTCAGACATGAAGGTAGGAACAAAGATTCTCGTCATATGCCTTCTCCTTGCAATCATACCGACATCACTTGTCGGTTACGTCTCCTATTCAAGTTCAACAGGAGTCATCACCCAGCAGATCGAGACACTCCTCCAGACCCAGGGGACTGACATGAAGGGGTGGACAAACGATGTCTATACCCTGACCCGAACAAAAGTGGACAGCGACTTAAACGTCCTCAGGCAGCAGTTTTACCAGCATGGAAGCCCCGAGATCATCGGGGGGCAGATGACCCTGGTCGGGCCTGATGGCGAGCGGTACGTCGTCAATGACAACTTTGAGATCGTCGATCAGGTGCAGGAGCTTGTCGGGGGTGCTGCAACGATCTTCCAGGTCTATGACGACCATGCCATACGCATTGCGACAAATGTCATCAGCGAGGATGGAGAACGGGCAGTTGGAACACGGCTGACGCAGGATGTCTATGAATACTCGGTTGTCGGAGGCAGAACCTATTATGGATCCCGGGATCTCTTCGGCATCCAGTATGTGACTGCATATGAGCCTATCAAAAACCAGGCGGGAGACGTGATAGGGATCCTCTTTGTTGGAACTGAAGAGGCACAGACACTGGATGTTGTCAAGAACAGTATCAGGCAGACTGTCATCGGCGATAATGGATTCATGTTTGTGGTCGACAGTACAGGCGAGTATATCGTCCACCCGACACTCGAAGGGGGCAATATTGCCGATGATGAGATCTTCTCAGTTGTGAAAGAAGAGCGGCAGGGGGTTCTCTATCACCGGGAAGATGGTATCGACCTTGTTGATGTCTATACCTACTTTGAGCCTCTTGACTGGTACATCATATCAAGAGCCCATCTTGCCGACTTCACCGGGCCAATCAACACCATCAGAGATACGATCGTCGTCGTCATCTTAGCTGCAATTCTGGTCGGTGCAACCGTGTCCATCCTCTTTGGGAGATCAATTGCCGATCCGCTCCAGCAGGTCGTGCAGATGATCCGCGAACTCAGAAACGGCCACCTCTCTGTCAGGCTGAATATCAGGCGGAAAGACGAGATCGGGGTGATGGCACAGACCATGGACGAATTTGCCGAGGATCTCCAGACAAATATCGTCGGCAACATCAAGCGTATCGCAAATGGAGAGTATGTCGAGGAGCTCACCATCCAGGATGAGAGAGACGAGATCCGGCCTGCAATCCAGATGATGATGGAGTCGCTTGATCACCTCCACAAAGAGACCCTGAAAATGACTGATGCCGCATGGGCAGGTGATCTGAAGATTCGTGGCGATGAGAAGGCATTCAGGGGAAGTTACCGGAGAATTATTGCCGGATTCAATAAGACACTGGAGCGGATCACCGAACCGGTGAACGAGGCGATGCGCCTTGCCGGGTACTATGCTGCAGGAGACTTCACTGCCCGCTTTGATCCGGATATTCCTGTTGCAGGCGAGTTCATCGCATACCGTGACGCACTCAACACCATCGGTATCGAACTCTCAAGGCTGATGAAGCTGATCACCGAGGAACTGTATGAAGGAATCTCGGTTCTCTCATCCGCATCAAGCGAGATCATCGCCGTCACCTCCTACCTCTCATCTGAAAGTTCACAGACAGTCAGGATCGTCGATGAGACAACCGATTCTGTCGAAGGGGTGCGTATCCAGACAGAACGTGCGAACCAGAAGACACGGGCAGTCACTGAGAAGGCGATGAAAGCAAGTTTCGTCAGCAAGGACGGGCAGCGATCGATCCAGGACATCCTGGATGCCATGAACCAGATACGGCGCCAGATGGATGTTATCGGGACAAACGTCGTCAAGCTCTCTGAGCAGAGCAATGCAGTCGGTGAGATCATCGCAACAGTTACCGACATCTCCGAGCAGTCAAACCTCCTTGCCGTCAATGCCTCGATTGAAGCTGCAAAAGCCGGAGAGTTTGGGAAAGGGTTTGCTGTTGTCGCCCATGAAATCCATGACCTCGCCGAGCAGTCGAAACAGGCGACCGCACATATCAGGACTATTCTGACAGACATCCAGCGGGACGTCTCAGGAACAGTCATATCAGTAGACCGGGGATCGGCGTCGGTCGAATCCACTGTCGGGCTCACGGCACAGGCACAGGAGGCAATTGAGGTCCTGGCAACAGCAATTGCAGATTCATCAAAAGAAGCATACGAGATTGCAGACTCAATCTCTGAACAGGCATCCGGGATGGACCGGATCTCCCATGCGATGGAGAAGATCCAGGAAGCTGCCAGAAAGAACCTGGAGAACACCCAGAAGGCAGAGAAGACTGCAGAAGCGCTGCATGAGCTTGGTATACGCCTGAAGAAGATCACCGAACAGTATCACGTCTGA
- a CDS encoding hydroxymethylglutaryl-CoA synthase produces MVGIITYGAYIPRFRVKVEEIARVWGANPAEISGGLGVFEKSVPDLDENTATIAVEAARYALARRKINPDDIGAVYVGSESHPYAVKPTAVTVGEAIGATPVMTAADYEFACKAGTAAIQTCMGLVGSKMVTYALAIGADIAQGAPGDALEYTAAAGGAAFLIGDDDPIAEITATHSFSSDTPDFWRREGQDYPRHGGRFSGDPGYFKHVLGASRLFFEKEGTKASDYAYAIFHQPNAKFPRRAAQVLGFTSEQIKPGLVVPEIGNTYSGSSPVGLAATLDIAEPGDRIFVCSYGSGSGSDAFEIRVTDAIRTAMDRSKAPSVQDLMQNPRYLDYALYARHKNKIVVQQ; encoded by the coding sequence ATGGTAGGAATAATCACCTACGGGGCATACATTCCCCGGTTCCGGGTCAAAGTCGAGGAGATTGCCCGGGTCTGGGGTGCCAACCCGGCTGAGATCTCAGGCGGCCTTGGCGTTTTTGAGAAGTCAGTGCCGGATCTTGATGAGAATACCGCAACTATTGCAGTCGAGGCTGCGCGGTATGCACTGGCACGGAGGAAGATCAATCCCGATGATATCGGTGCTGTCTATGTCGGCTCCGAGTCGCATCCCTATGCGGTGAAGCCGACTGCAGTCACCGTCGGCGAGGCGATAGGGGCAACCCCGGTTATGACGGCGGCAGACTACGAGTTTGCCTGCAAGGCAGGTACCGCCGCCATCCAGACCTGCATGGGTCTTGTTGGGTCGAAGATGGTCACCTACGCCCTGGCTATCGGGGCAGATATTGCCCAGGGAGCGCCTGGAGACGCACTTGAGTATACTGCTGCTGCAGGGGGTGCAGCGTTTCTGATCGGAGACGATGATCCGATTGCCGAGATCACCGCCACGCACTCATTCTCAAGTGATACACCGGATTTCTGGCGGCGTGAGGGCCAGGATTATCCAAGGCATGGCGGGCGGTTCTCTGGTGATCCGGGATATTTCAAGCATGTCCTCGGCGCAAGCCGTCTCTTCTTTGAAAAAGAGGGGACAAAAGCCTCGGACTATGCATACGCGATATTCCACCAGCCGAATGCAAAGTTTCCAAGACGTGCCGCACAGGTGCTCGGCTTTACCAGTGAACAGATTAAGCCAGGCCTTGTGGTGCCTGAGATTGGCAATACTTACTCGGGATCCTCACCAGTCGGCCTTGCGGCAACGCTTGATATCGCAGAACCGGGTGACCGGATTTTTGTCTGCAGTTATGGCTCAGGATCGGGATCCGATGCATTTGAGATCAGGGTGACTGATGCTATCAGAACGGCAATGGATCGCTCGAAGGCACCGTCTGTCCAGGACCTGATGCAGAATCCCCGGTACCTGGATTATGCACTGTATGCCAGACACAAAAACAAGATCGTGGTGCAACAATGA
- the cofH gene encoding 5-amino-6-(D-ribitylamino)uracil--L-tyrosine 4-hydroxyphenyl transferase CofH, whose product MGKDAAVILRDVTEGGRMTGQDAVTLLSATGRDVLRIAEAADEVRERAVGDTVTFVRNQNLNVTNICVNACGFCGFSKRPDDPLAFELSLAMVEQKAHEAKEMHQITEICSVSGLHPGYDANRYAGIIEAIRRGAPGVHIHAGNPMEVAYAAEKSGISTKEVLVRLREAGLATLCGTAAEVLVDSVRDQICPGKIPTEEWVRIVSECHRMGIPTTATIMYGHIESDADRACHLSIIRDIQDDTGGFSEFVPLSFIHQQTPLYRRGVARAGATGREDILMHAVSRLFLDNIKNIQVSWVKLGQKMAQLLLLSGANDLGGTVYEESISKSAGAVETDFLDPRVMQRIAEDIGRPLAERSTLYHLL is encoded by the coding sequence ATGGGAAAAGATGCAGCCGTGATCCTCCGTGACGTAACTGAAGGTGGACGGATGACCGGGCAGGATGCGGTGACTCTCCTTTCTGCAACAGGACGGGATGTGCTCAGGATCGCAGAGGCGGCAGATGAGGTGCGTGAACGTGCTGTCGGGGATACCGTCACCTTTGTCAGGAACCAGAATCTCAATGTAACCAATATCTGTGTGAATGCATGCGGGTTCTGTGGGTTTTCGAAGAGGCCGGATGATCCCCTGGCATTTGAGCTTTCGCTTGCCATGGTTGAGCAGAAGGCTCATGAGGCAAAGGAGATGCACCAGATAACCGAGATCTGTTCGGTCTCCGGTCTCCATCCCGGGTATGATGCCAACAGGTATGCCGGGATCATCGAGGCGATCAGGCGTGGGGCTCCGGGTGTCCATATTCATGCCGGAAACCCGATGGAGGTTGCCTATGCCGCAGAGAAGAGCGGCATCAGTACAAAAGAGGTGCTTGTACGCCTGAGAGAAGCGGGTCTTGCCACGCTCTGCGGGACTGCTGCTGAGGTACTGGTCGACAGTGTGCGGGATCAGATCTGCCCTGGCAAGATTCCAACTGAAGAATGGGTGCGAATCGTCTCCGAATGCCATAGGATGGGTATTCCTACAACAGCAACGATCATGTATGGCCATATCGAATCTGACGCGGATCGGGCCTGCCATCTCAGCATCATCCGGGATATCCAGGATGATACCGGGGGATTTTCCGAGTTTGTGCCACTCTCGTTTATTCACCAGCAGACGCCACTATACCGGAGGGGGGTTGCGAGGGCTGGGGCAACCGGCAGGGAGGATATCCTGATGCATGCGGTCTCCCGGCTCTTCCTGGACAATATCAAAAATATCCAGGTTTCCTGGGTGAAGCTTGGCCAGAAGATGGCCCAGCTCCTTCTCCTCTCGGGTGCAAACGATCTCGGCGGAACAGTCTATGAGGAGTCGATCTCAAAGAGTGCGGGAGCAGTTGAAACCGACTTTCTTGATCCACGTGTGATGCAGCGGATAGCAGAGGATATCGGAAGGCCGCTTGCCGAGCGGAGCACACTCTATCACCTGCTCTGA
- a CDS encoding chemotaxis protein CheW produces MPDTSHNLLMTELLRFSAHGKKYAIPLHLIRSTIRMVSVTKEPGNGDTGRGTVIFHGETIPVASITDDQGRTSPVKTTDYLIITPGGDDALALRVEQIEGVIEDTGTMPPFLNGNSLSEDGRIIIDDPSTLPLSWENPQPADEETVSVLFRRAEEIASPEEPRDPGIYPGILRFSLGYEEYAVEMQYVREVILTGEITPVPGIPEFIVGISVVRGRIVSLVDLRRFFQLPEVGLTDLNRVIILSDQKMTFGLLADRILGTTDLKKEPGEAKRSTSIPEKYLVGIKGDLIVLNGKALLTDEAMLVNEQEQRADMKQDSKPEEYPPGGTPW; encoded by the coding sequence ATGCCCGATACCTCACATAATCTGCTTATGACAGAACTCCTCCGCTTCTCTGCCCATGGGAAGAAGTATGCCATCCCCCTGCACCTGATCAGATCCACTATCAGAATGGTTTCAGTTACAAAAGAGCCAGGAAACGGTGATACGGGCAGAGGAACAGTTATTTTCCACGGAGAGACGATCCCTGTAGCCTCGATCACCGATGATCAGGGCAGGACATCCCCGGTCAAGACAACAGATTACCTCATCATCACCCCGGGAGGCGATGATGCACTCGCCCTGCGTGTCGAGCAGATCGAGGGTGTCATTGAAGATACCGGGACGATGCCTCCTTTCCTGAACGGAAACAGCCTGTCAGAAGATGGACGGATCATCATTGATGATCCCTCTACACTCCCCCTTTCATGGGAGAATCCACAACCAGCAGATGAAGAGACTGTATCCGTTCTTTTCCGGAGGGCAGAGGAGATCGCATCACCCGAAGAACCAAGGGATCCCGGCATCTATCCAGGAATCCTCAGGTTTTCACTTGGGTATGAGGAGTATGCAGTTGAGATGCAGTATGTCCGGGAGGTGATCCTGACCGGGGAGATCACACCTGTTCCCGGCATTCCGGAATTTATCGTCGGGATATCTGTTGTGAGGGGAAGAATCGTCTCACTGGTTGATCTGAGAAGATTCTTCCAGCTGCCCGAGGTCGGGCTGACTGATCTGAACCGGGTCATCATCCTCTCTGACCAGAAGATGACCTTCGGCCTGCTGGCTGATCGAATCCTTGGAACAACCGATCTCAAAAAAGAACCAGGGGAAGCAAAAAGATCAACCAGCATCCCTGAAAAGTATCTCGTTGGCATCAAAGGAGATCTCATCGTCCTGAATGGAAAAGCCCTCCTCACCGATGAGGCGATGCTGGTAAACGAGCAGGAGCAGAGAGCAGACATGAAACAGGATAGTAAGCCGGAGGAGTATCCTCCGGGAGGCACACCATGGTAA